The stretch of DNA TTGTGAACGTCATCGCGGATCCCGAGATCGTGCTCATGGCAGGGGTGATGTGGAGGGGCGTGGTCGTGGCCCCGGACCCGTGGGTGGCGAACAGCACCGCGATCCCGACGGCCGCGACGGTGATGACCATCAGCGTGTCCTTGATGACCGACACGTATGCGGGAGAGCGGATGCCCGACACCGCGACGTACAGGAACGCGAGGACGCCGGCGATCACCACCGCCTGGACTGGGGTGAGGCTGACGCCCAGCGACGACAGCACCACTTGCAGGCCGATGAATTGGTACTGACCCCATGGCACGAGCCCGACGAGCAGTGTCAGGCATGTCACCAGTTCGACTGTGCGGCTGGAGAAGTGCCGGCCGATGATGTCGGGGACGGTCATTGCGTCGTACCGTTTCGCGGCCCGCCACACCAGCGGTGCGAGGAAGTAGCCGAACACATAGGCGAGGAGGATGTATCCGATGAACCACACGCCGTAGCTCGCTCCGTGGGCGTAGATGCCTGACGGGAATCCGAGCAGCGTGCCGATGCTGTACACCTCACCGACGGCGAGGAAGTAGACCAGCCAGGCGGGGAACGAGCGGCCGCCGACGAGGAATTCCGAGATGCCTCCGTTGCGGCGGCCGTACCCGGCGTAGACGGCGACTCCCACCGAGATGGCGAGGACGAGACAAAGGATGGCGATGATCATGCGGTTTTCTCCTCGTCCGGGTAGCGGCTGCGGTCGAAGAAGCGCCAACTGACCCACAGGCAGAGTGTGGTGAGGGGGAAGCAGAGGAAGGTCCAGAGGAAGACGACGGGAAAGCCGAAGAGTACGGCGTGAATTCGTCCGAGTGTGAGGACGCCGCCGAGGATCGCGACGGTCGGGATGACGAATCCGATGATCACGCTCGGCCAGCTGCGGATCATCGCGCTGCCGCCGGTGCCGTAAGTTTCGGGGTAAGTCCCAGGGAGTGGTGGGAATCGGCTGAGGGCGTCCGGCCAGGTCCGCGGCGTGTCGCTCCCTCGCCGAAGGTGGGCCATCGCGTAGTGATCAACGAGTTACCGACCAAAGTGACTCACAGAAAGTATCCACGCGATGACCCACGACCATTCTGCACTGCTCGCCCAACTCGACGCACTCACCGGCGCCGACAGCGCCAGCGTGTTCGCCGAACTGATCCGCACCGGCCTGCAGGCCTTGATCGAAGCCGAAGCCACCGAGAAGCTCGGCGCCGGCCGCTACGAACGCACCGCTACCCGCACCACCCATCGCAACGGCCACCGCACCAAGACCGTCTCCACGACCAGCGGCGATGTCGAGGTCAAGATCCCCAAGCTACGGTCCGGGTCGTTCTTTCCGTCCTTGCTGGAACGGCGTCGGCGGATCGACAAAGCCCTGTATGCGGTGGTGATGGAGGCGTATGTGCACGGCGTATCGACTCGCAGCGTCGATGACCTGGTCGGCGCGTTGGGAGTCGGGTCAGGGATCTCGAAATCGGAGGTGTCGCGGATCTGTGCCGGTCTGGACGGCGAGATAGCCCGGTTCCGAGAGCGCACGCTGACGCACACGAGTTTTCCGTACGTGTTCCTCGACGCCACCTTCTGCAAGGTCCGGGTCGGTGCGCACGTGGTGTCCCAGGCGCTGGTGGTCGCGACCGGGGTGTCCATCGACGGCACCCGCGAGGTCCTGGGCACCGCGGTCGGCGACAGTGAATCCTACGAGTTCTGGCGCGAGTTCCTCACCAGCCTCAAAGACCGTGGTCTGTCGGGGGTGCATCTGGTGATCTCTGATGCGCACAGCGGTCTCAAAGCTGCTGTGATGCAGCAGTTCGCGGGATCATCGTGGCAGAGGTGTCGGGTTCATTTCATGCGCAACATCCGATCGGCAGTGGCGGCCAAGCATGTGCCGCCGGTGATGGCGGCGGTCAAGACGATCTTCGCGCACACCGATCCGGTGGAGGTCGCCGCGCAGTGGGACCAAGTCACCGATACCTTCGCCGGGTCGTTCCCGAAGGTTGCGGCGTTGATGGAAGCAGCCAAACACGATGTGCTGGCCTTCACCGCGTTTCCGAAGGCGCATTGGCAAAAAATCTGGTCCAACAATCCAATTGAGCGGTTGAACAAGGAAATCAAGCGTCGAGCCGATGTCGTGGAGATCTTCCCGAATCCGGCCGCGTTCTTGCGGTTGGCAACCGCGGTGGTGATCGAGCAGCACGACGAGTGGCAAGTGACCCGCCGCTACGTCTCCGACGTGAGCATGGACGAGCTCCGTGCGGTGATCGCCGCGAAGGGACACGCTACCGAGCCGGCGTTGTCGTTGACCGGCTCGAGTGGAACAGCCTAGTATTCACCGCGACTCGTTGATCACCGCGCATGCCGCGAGCCGATCCGAAGTCCACCACTCCACGGGGCACTATCAAGTTTCGGGCTCGTGTGGACGACCTTCCCGCCGACGACGGTCGCGTCCACGGCGAGGGAACGGATCGTCTCGGGTGCCACCGTGGTGATGTCCGCCGACAGCACCGCGAGGTCGGCGAGTTTGCCTACCTCGAGGCTGCCCCGCGACGACTCCTCGCCGCCGAGGTACGCGGCGTCGATGGTGTAGGCGCGCAGCGCGGCGTCGATGTCGATGGCTTGTTCGGGGCCGAGCACGTCGCCGTTGCGGGTGATCCGGTTGACGGCGCACCAAATCCCCTCGAGCGGGGGCACCGGAGTGACCGGGGTGTCGGAGTGGAGGCCGAACGTCAGGCCACGGGAACGAGCCGAGGCCAGCGGGCTGATGCGGCGTGCCCGCTCCGGTCCGAGGAAGCGGTCCCGGTGACGGTCGCCCCAGTAGTAGACGTGTTTGACGAAGAACGAGGCCAGCACGTCGTTCGCTGCCATGCGGTCGAGTTGGTCCTCGCGCACGGTCTGACAGTGCTCGATTCGATGGCGCCGCCGGCGTCCGGGTTCGACACCGAGCTGCTCGTACCCGTTGATGATTGCATCGATCGCGGCGTCGCCGTTGCCGTGTACCGCGACCTGCCAGCCGGCGGCGTCCAGTGCCGCGATC from Rhodococcus opacus B4 encodes:
- a CDS encoding IS256 family transposase, yielding MTHDHSALLAQLDALTGADSASVFAELIRTGLQALIEAEATEKLGAGRYERTATRTTHRNGHRTKTVSTTSGDVEVKIPKLRSGSFFPSLLERRRRIDKALYAVVMEAYVHGVSTRSVDDLVGALGVGSGISKSEVSRICAGLDGEIARFRERTLTHTSFPYVFLDATFCKVRVGAHVVSQALVVATGVSIDGTREVLGTAVGDSESYEFWREFLTSLKDRGLSGVHLVISDAHSGLKAAVMQQFAGSSWQRCRVHFMRNIRSAVAAKHVPPVMAAVKTIFAHTDPVEVAAQWDQVTDTFAGSFPKVAALMEAAKHDVLAFTAFPKAHWQKIWSNNPIERLNKEIKRRADVVEIFPNPAAFLRLATAVVIEQHDEWQVTRRYVSDVSMDELRAVIAAKGHATEPALSLTGSSGTA
- a CDS encoding DUF3311 domain-containing protein, encoding MIRSWPSVIIGFVIPTVAILGGVLTLGRIHAVLFGFPVVFLWTFLCFPLTTLCLWVSWRFFDRSRYPDEEKTA